Part of the Paenibacillus guangzhouensis genome is shown below.
CAGGGTCCGCTCTATGCCGACATCGGCTTCTGGGACACCTACCGGACATCCTTCCCTCTATATAACTTGCTGTATCCATCCTTCGTGAATGAGATGATGCAAGGCTGGGTCAATGCTTACAAAGAAACTGGCTGGATGCCGAAGTGGGCGTCACCGGGCGAACGCAGCATGATGCCAGGTACGCTAATCGACGTCTCCTTCGCCGATGCGATCGTCAAAGGCAATACCGGATTCGATGTCGAGACCGCATTCGAAGGGCTTCACAAGCATGCAACAACCGTATCGAAGGACCATCGTTATGGACGCAAAGGCATGGGCGAATATTTGAAATTCGAATATATGCCTGCCGATATTCACACGCACGAGAGCGTATGCAATACACTGGACTACGTCTACGGCGACTTCTGTATCGCGCAAATCGCCAAGCATCTGGGACGTGAGGAAGAGTACACACAGCTCATGAAACGTGCTGAACAGTACAGGCATCTCTACGATCCAACTGTCGGCTTCATGCGCGGCAAGCTGCAGGATGGCAGCTGGCTTGAACCATTCGACCCAACCATGTGGGGCGGACCGTATACCGAAGGCGGCGCTTATCAGAGCAGCTGGGCGGTGCAGCATGACCTGCTAGGGCTCGCGGATTGCATGGGCGGACGCGAAGCAGCCAAAGAACGTCTGGATGCGCTGTTCGCGGCAGAACCAGAATTCAAGATCGGTTCCTACGGGTTCGAGATCCACGAGATGTCGGAAATGGCGAACGTCGACTTCGGACAATTCGCGATCAGCAACCAGCCGAGCTTCCACTTCCCGTACATTTATACCGCACTCGGCTATCCTGCGCTAACGCAGCACTGGGTTCGCCGGACGATGGATGAATTATTCAGTTCCCGCCCTGACGGCTTGCCAGGCGATGAAGATAACGGCAGTCTATGCGCGTGGTATGTATTCGGCGCAATGGGCTTCTATCCACTCAGCCCAGGGGTTCCTGAATATGTGCTAGGTACACCTTACTTCAAGAAGATGACTGTTCATCTGGAGAGCGGCAAAGAAATCGTAATCGAAGCTGCGAACAATACGGCGGACCACAAATATGTATCGGGTGTTCAACTGAACGGCGAATCCGTCTCGAAGCTCTATCTTACGCATGAAGAGCTCGCGAATGGCGGCGTAATCGCCTTCGAGATGAGCAACCAAGCACCTGCGGAAGTTAGCGATCTAGATAAGCTTCCTTATGCCATGTCGAAAAAATAAGAATATCACTGTCCTGGAATAGGACGATGATGCTGAATAAGCCCTGCGTACCCATTTGTCATGGTACGAGGGCTTATTTCGATTCAAGCGGCTGATGACGCTGCGTGTACCATCTCCGAATGCTGCTGACGATGACGAGCATCAAAGGCTGCCCCACCCCCATCAGCACAGCCAGAATAGGCCACACACGCAAGTCAAACGACTCGCGGAAGAACAGGTTCGGATAAATGACCAAAGATAACGGAAGAATGATGGATACCAATGGATAGGTAAGCATCCCCGCATGTTTGATTCGCAAGAGCTGTGCAAGCCCGATCATCCCGGCATAGAAATACATCATCAGCTTGAAATAGACTGCGATGAGCCAAATGGCGGCCATCAGCACCTCAATGCGAGTGATGACACGTCCCACATTAATATGCTTCGCCAGCGTATAGCTGGGGAACAACTGCCTGGCGATCAATTCGGGATCGAGCACCAGTACGCTCGCCATAATGATGCCGAACAGAATCAAGCCACCGATGATGTTACCCATCCACAGACCTAACCGATTCGATGATCCGTCCGAACGTTTCATTGAAGCCGGATACAGCATTAAGACGAATACGACGGGACACGTAGAATAACACACATTGAATACCGCGCCCTGCACCAAAGTCCTGCCTCCCGTATCGATAATCGGGAGGATCCGTTCGATCTCCATGCTGGGCGTCGAGAATAAGATAAGCACCACGAAGAAGAGGATGAACAACGGGAACAGCACTTCTGCCGTATAGCTGAACGTTCGAAGGCCCAGCCTCCCTCCCATCGCAATGACGACGCTCAGCAGCAGATTAATCGCATACGGCGGTGTCCCTACAAGAATTTCTCGGGTGAGAAAATCACTCGCATAATACATCAAGCCGGTCACGCCAATCAGCAATGCATTGAGGACATAGGCCCAAGAGAAGATCGAGCCAAGCCACGGGCCAAGCAGCTTCTGGTTCATCTGAATGAAGTTCAGATTCGGATAGCGTCTGCCGAGCATGCTGTACAGATACATGATCCCAAAGCTAAAGAGCAGCCCCATCAGCGAAGCAATCCATGCATCATGCCCAGCAATGGCGGTCAGCGGGCTAGGAACGACCAGAATGGCGCTGCCTACCGTAAAGAACACCATAAGGATCATCAATTGTCGATCGTTAATGCTGTTCGCTCGATGATCGCGACTCATCACTTCTCTCCTTTCCACTCCACTTGTGAACCCAAGATACGATCCACAGCAGCAAGGGCACGATTAAGCCTATGATCGCAATGAAAACAGGCCATACCCGCATATCCAGTATCATTAACTTATGGGATGTTGCCGTTGTTGCATACGATAGAGGGATCATGAGGGACAAGATCGGATACGTTAATATTTTCGGATTTCTAATACGCAGTAATTGAGCGATTTCCTGCATGCCTACATAGACATACAGTACCAGCTTGTAGAACAATGCAATCAACCAGATGGCAGCCATGAACACTTCAATGCGAGTTAAGAAATGCCCCACCGATATTTTACGAGCAAGGAAGTAGCTGGGATAGTTCTTTCGTGCCGTAACATCCGGACCCAAGACGAGCAGACAAGTTGCAATCAATAGAATGAGAAGAAGACTCCCCAGGATGCAGCCTGTCACATATGCTCGATACCCCTTAGGAGATTCTATGGCCGACGGGAATAATATCAGCAGGAATATGCGCGGCAGCGCGGAGAAGCTTAAATAAATAAACGTGCTCCGCAAAATCGAACTCATGTCGGATTCGAAGATCGGCAGAATATACTCCAGTTCCATATTCGGAATCGAAAGGCCAACCATGATGACATAAATAAAGATCACGATGGGGAACAGCACCTCCGTCGAATAGGCAATGGTCCGTAATCCGTGCCTCAACGCCATCGCTACGATCAATATGAACAGCAGCTGAACAACCGACTTAGGCGTCCCTACCAGCACCGATGTGGCGATGAACTCACCTAGGAAGCTGAGGAGCAGCACGGCACCTCCGCCTAGCGCCGTAATGACATAGACCCAAGATACGATGGAGCCGGCCCACTTGCCAAGCAGCTTCCGATTAAGTTCAACCCAAGTTAGATTCGTACAGTTTCTTACTGCCGCAAGATGTACCATGTTAATCAG
Proteins encoded:
- a CDS encoding GH92 family glycosyl hydrolase, giving the protein MKYIDYVNPLQGTDSIYPYSNGNTLPLTSLPFAMNAWALQTSEAGGGWWFSPNHNRTEGFRLTHQPSPWIGDYGHMTFIPQTGPLKTSGHDRSSSFRKKDFIVRPDYMKIHLLRYQTTMELAPTTRCASIRLTYKRRDEARFILAPFPGESAMKIDSTSNTLTGYTTAKAGGTPENYRMYFAIRFNCAINGEHSGLFDAQHNTNSDLSGTGERLGAYVSFELPSDGIVEASFSTSFISQEQAFTNLDREIGTQSFEAIRQAATAIWEKQLGVIEVESDDEDKLKTFYTSLYRTSLFPHAIHEYTADGEQVHFSPYNGKIEQGPLYADIGFWDTYRTSFPLYNLLYPSFVNEMMQGWVNAYKETGWMPKWASPGERSMMPGTLIDVSFADAIVKGNTGFDVETAFEGLHKHATTVSKDHRYGRKGMGEYLKFEYMPADIHTHESVCNTLDYVYGDFCIAQIAKHLGREEEYTQLMKRAEQYRHLYDPTVGFMRGKLQDGSWLEPFDPTMWGGPYTEGGAYQSSWAVQHDLLGLADCMGGREAAKERLDALFAAEPEFKIGSYGFEIHEMSEMANVDFGQFAISNQPSFHFPYIYTALGYPALTQHWVRRTMDELFSSRPDGLPGDEDNGSLCAWYVFGAMGFYPLSPGVPEYVLGTPYFKKMTVHLESGKEIVIEAANNTADHKYVSGVQLNGESVSKLYLTHEELANGGVIAFEMSNQAPAEVSDLDKLPYAMSKK
- a CDS encoding GerAB/ArcD/ProY family transporter translates to MSRDHRANSINDRQLMILMVFFTVGSAILVVPSPLTAIAGHDAWIASLMGLLFSFGIMYLYSMLGRRYPNLNFIQMNQKLLGPWLGSIFSWAYVLNALLIGVTGLMYYASDFLTREILVGTPPYAINLLLSVVIAMGGRLGLRTFSYTAEVLFPLFILFFVVLILFSTPSMEIERILPIIDTGGRTLVQGAVFNVCYSTCPVVFVLMLYPASMKRSDGSSNRLGLWMGNIIGGLILFGIIMASVLVLDPELIARQLFPSYTLAKHINVGRVITRIEVLMAAIWLIAVYFKLMMYFYAGMIGLAQLLRIKHAGMLTYPLVSIILPLSLVIYPNLFFRESFDLRVWPILAVLMGVGQPLMLVIVSSIRRWYTQRHQPLESK
- a CDS encoding GerAB/ArcD/ProY family transporter; the encoded protein is METRVKLQPYQWMIMVTFFTVGSGTLVIPSGIAMLSRQDAWISALLGLFLGYLINMVHLAAVRNCTNLTWVELNRKLLGKWAGSIVSWVYVITALGGGAVLLLSFLGEFIATSVLVGTPKSVVQLLFILIVAMALRHGLRTIAYSTEVLFPIVIFIYVIMVGLSIPNMELEYILPIFESDMSSILRSTFIYLSFSALPRIFLLILFPSAIESPKGYRAYVTGCILGSLLLILLIATCLLVLGPDVTARKNYPSYFLARKISVGHFLTRIEVFMAAIWLIALFYKLVLYVYVGMQEIAQLLRIRNPKILTYPILSLMIPLSYATTATSHKLMILDMRVWPVFIAIIGLIVPLLLWIVSWVHKWSGKERSDESRSSSEQH